One segment of Solanum stenotomum isolate F172 chromosome 1, ASM1918654v1, whole genome shotgun sequence DNA contains the following:
- the LOC125842176 gene encoding probable cinnamyl alcohol dehydrogenase 1, which yields MGSLEVEKTAIGWAARDPSGVLSPYTYTLRNTGPDDVQVKILYCGLCHSDLHQVKNDLGMSNYPMVPGHEVVGEVVEVGPEVTKFKVGDIVGVGLLVGCCKTCRPCKQDIEQYCAKKIWNCNDVYTDGKPTQGGFANFMVVEQKFVVKIPEGMAPEQAAPLLCAGVTVYSPLNHFGFNQSGLRGGILGLGGVGHMGVKIAKAMGHHVTVISSSDKKRQEALDHLGADDYLVSSDNEKMQEAADSLDYIIDTVPVNHPLEPYLSLLKVDGKLILMGVINTPLQFVSPMVMLGRKSITGSFIGSMKETEEVLHFCKEKGVTSQIEMVKMDYINTAMERLEKNDVRYRFVVDVAGSKVDQ from the exons ATGGGTAGTTTGGAAGTTGAGAAAACAGCTATTGGCTGGGCTGCAAGAGATCCTTCTGGTGTACTTTCACCTTATAcctacactctaag AAACACAGGGCCTGATGATGTGCAAGTCAAAATTTTGTACTGTGGACTTTGTCACAGTGATCTTCACCAGGTTAAAAATGATCTTGGCATGTCCAATTACCCTATGGTTCCTGG ACATGAAGTTGTTGGAGAAGTGGTGGAGGTAGGGCCAGAGGTAACAAAATTCAAAGTGGGGGATATAGTTGGAGTTGGATTGCTTGTTGGATGTTGCAAGACTTGCAGGCCTTGCAAGCAAGACATTGAGCAATATTGTGCTAAGAAGATATGGAATTGCAATGATGTCTACACTGATGGCAAGCCAACCCAAGGTGGTTTTGCTAATTTCATGGTTGTTGAACAAAA ATTTGTGGTGAAAATTCCAGAAGGTATGGCACCAGAACAAGCAGCCCCACTACTATGTGCTGGTGTGACAGTATACAGTCCTCTGAACCATTTTGGTTTTAACCAAAGTGGACTAAGAGGTGGAATTTTGGGACTTGGAGGAGTTGGACACATGGGAGTAAAAATAGCAAAGGCAATGGGACATCATGTTACTGTCATTAGTTCTTCAGATAAGAAAAGACAAGAGGCATTGGACCACCTAGGAGCTGATGATTATCTTGTTAGTTCAGACAATGAGAAAATGCAAGAAGCTGCTGATTCACTTGACTATATTATTGACACTGTCCCTGTTAATCACCCTCTTGAACCTTATCTCTCTTTGCTTAAAGTGGATGGCAAGTTAATCTTGATGGGAGTTATCAACACCCCTTTGCAATTTGTCTCACCAATGGTTATGCTAG GGAGAAAGAGCATCACTGGAAGTTTTATTGGTAGCATGAAGGAAACAGAGGAAGTGCTACATTTTTGCAAAGAAAAAGGTGTTACTTCTCAAATTGAAATGGTGAAAATGGATTATATTAACACTGCAATGGAGAGGTTGGAGAAAAATGATGTGAGGTACAGATTTGTGGTGGATGTTGCTGGAAGCAAGGTTGACCAGTaa